In a genomic window of Ipomoea triloba cultivar NCNSP0323 chromosome 3, ASM357664v1:
- the LOC116013158 gene encoding uncharacterized protein LOC116013158, whose translation MAFYEGLLDNSKILVDASSGGSFTVLEPTQAEELLEKIATNGTTWYSERSSQRLVGGFHDVDRISALSAKVDNMASMVQKIAQITLQNQNMSYTSTTPNFSRQIMMCELCGGEHNMGECLNDDMGYQSTLEHVDLVGYGRQQQSFQPQGVYNPNAPRNHLGFSWSNLMGAANPQNFGNRGPPPGFQGQQNFRGGQQQQSMPNQGFQAPTTQPRQSSENSPPPNWEAMMEMMFKSQMKSDERFRQLTEKLDQLGAHNKMLERQIANQASTSSTQVTGKLPAYPENPREHVNAIITRSGKELEEPSFQIEKPMPRGRSNGEIEEEVEKEEATPPTSIPNQRVHNKDDGVKPERKYVPPLPFPQKFQCQAKESRWKKFLNLVENLNVSIPLLDLLTQVPSYGKFLREILSRKRKLGTQEMIAMTQEYRTLIHDEGKFPTKLRDPGSFTIPCVIGGFTINRSLCDLGAGVNVMPLSLCKRLNLGEPKPVQLTLEFADRSTKSPIGILEDVPVRVDKYFVPCDFVVMDIREDPYIPIILGRPFLATTGAIIDARKGSIIFDFGEEKVAFNVFDEPKSPFVEKCYRVDEVGNKRLEKGEEFDALDERTFDEHKKFKKILHEEVGDVALLEKESKVRKIEEYEFLFEDGGQVLQNKGKDWANNSKLKALIEEYPMAFKSFVERFIEARNWKCLENHPG comes from the coding sequence ATGGCTTTCTATGAAGGTTTGCTTGATAATTCAAAGATCTTGGTGGATGCTTCATCGGGAGGGTCATTCACGGTTTTGGAACCTACTCAAGCCGAGGAACTACTTGAAAAGATTGCAACAAATGGAACAACTTGGTATTCGGAGAGATCTTCACAAAGGCTTGTGGGAGGATTTCATGATGTTGATCGAATATCCGCCTTGTCGGCTAAGGTGGATAATATGGCATCCATGGTTCAAAAGATAGCTCAAATCACTCtccaaaatcaaaatatgaGCTATACTTCTACTACTCCCAATTTTTCAAGGCAAATCATGATGTGTGAATTATGTGGAGGAGAACACAATATGGGAGAATGCTTAAATGATGATATGGGTTATCAATCTACTTTGGAGCATGTTGATTTGGTAGGATACGGTAGGCAACAACAATCATTTCAACCTCAAGGGGTCTACAATCCAAACGCACCAAGGAATCATCTCGGTTTTTCTTGGAGTAATCTGATGGGGGCTGCAAATCCCCAAAACTTTGGTAATAGAGGACCGCCACCGGGATTCCAAGGGCAGCAAAATTTTAGAGGTGgccaacaacaacaatccaTGCCAAATCAAGGATTCCAAGCCCCGACTACTCAACCAAGGCAATCTTCAGAAAATTCACCTCCACCAAATTGGGAAGCCATGATGGAAATGATGTTTAAATCTCAAATGAAGAGTGACGAGAGGTTTAGGCAATTGACAGAGAAGTTGGATCAATTGGGTGCTCATAACAAAATGTTGGAAAGACAAATTGCAAACCAAGCTTCTACTTCTAGTACTCAAGTCACAGGTAAGTTGCCCGCTTACCCTGAAAATCCAAGGGAACATGTCAATGCCATTATAACAAGAAGTGGAAAGGAACTTGAGGAACCATCTTTCCAAATTGAAAAGCCAATGCCAAGAGGAAGGAGTAATggagaaattgaagaagaagttgaaaaagagGAAGCTACCCCTCCCACTTCTATCCCAAATCAACGAGTTCATAACAAAGATGATGGAGTGAAGCCGGAGAGGAAATATGTACCACCTTTGCCATTTCCtcaaaaatttcaatgtcaAGCCAAAGAGAGTAGATGGAAGAAATTCTTgaatttggttgaaaatttgaatgtgtCTATCCCTTTGCTTGATTTACTCACTCAAGTGCCTTCTTACGGCAAGTTTTTAAGGGAGATTCTCTCGAGAAAAAGAAAACTTGGTACTCAAGAGATGATTGCTATGACACAAGAGTACCGGACCCTAATACATGATGAAGGAAAGTTTCCTACCAAGCTAAGGGATCCCGGGAGTTTCACTATCCCATGTGTCATTGGAGGGTTCACCATAAATAGATCACTTTGTGATCTAGGAGCAGGTGTTAATGTAATGCCTCTATCTCTTTGCAAAAGGTTAAATTTGGGAGAGCCAAAGCCGGTTCAACTCACACTTGAATTTGCCGATCGGTCAACCAAAAGCCCTATTGGAATACTTGAGGATGTCCCGGTTCGAGTAGATAAATATTTTGTGCCTTGTGATTTTGTTGTTATGGATATTAGAGAAGATCCGTATATTCCAATCATATTAGGGCGGCCTTTCTTAGCTACAACTGGAGCTATAATTGATGCAAGGAAGGGATCAATAATTTTTGACTTTGGAGAAGAGAAAGTAGCATTTAATGTTTTTGATGAGCCTAAATCTCCTTTTGTTGAAAAATGTTATCGGGTTGATGAGGTTGGTAACAAGAGATTGGAGAAGGGTGAAGAGTTTGATGCTCTTGATGAGAGAACTTTTGATGAgcataaaaagtttaaaaaaattttacatgAGGAAGTTGGTGATGTTGCACTTTTGGAGAAAGAATCTAAGGtgagaaaaattgaagaatatgAATTTTTGTTTGAAGATGGAGGCCAAGTTCTACAAAATAAGGGTAAAGATTGGGCAAACAATTCTAAATTGAAGGCATTGATAGAAGAATACCCTATGGCTTTCAAGAGTTTTGTTGAGCGCTTCATCGAGGCTAGGAATTGGAAATGCCTCGAAAATCATCCAGGATGA